The Streptomyces sp. Alt3 genome has a segment encoding these proteins:
- the eccD gene encoding type VII secretion integral membrane protein EccD, whose amino-acid sequence MTAQTAATGSGRPGPGVPAGNGTGFCRVTVVAPDSRVDVALPEDIPVADLYPEILRLSGQSPAQGAPVGYHLVRRDGTVLDSGRTLAGQRILDGELLSLRPFSESLPPAVFDDVSDAVATAVAKDRTLWGDSLMRSAGLFGGSVLLALLGFVLWTSDIRHDMNGLPGILAAVTAVLLLALACVRARIYADRGSSIALGIGALTNSAVAGAGLLPLSDGQGVGRLQFLLACAAVLVASVILMIAAPEGDGTFVAFVFASAIGVLVTFVAIMTGMEQAETAAVCAPLSVGLLAFLPGLSTRFARLPIGFEPPRTTVGDYGTSDPAPQGPVDADRIAAQARRGHELLLGLAGGCALVAVGAAAVLGFSDSVWGQLLALATGIAMLMRAHLFRYTAQVGCALGAGLAALVLLGLGLSLNPPVDLIREALKGDSAGLDIRTIWLTAAVAGVAALITAIGLIVPRKGVTPFWGRFLEIAEAFVLLTLLPLCLAVFDVYHSIRALTS is encoded by the coding sequence ATGACGGCCCAAACCGCGGCTACCGGATCCGGCCGGCCGGGTCCCGGAGTTCCGGCCGGCAACGGGACCGGCTTCTGCCGGGTCACGGTCGTCGCGCCCGACAGCCGTGTCGACGTGGCGCTGCCCGAGGACATCCCCGTAGCCGACCTCTACCCGGAGATCCTCCGGCTCTCGGGCCAGAGCCCCGCCCAGGGCGCCCCGGTCGGCTACCACCTGGTGCGCCGTGACGGCACCGTCCTCGACAGCGGGCGCACACTGGCCGGTCAGCGCATCCTCGACGGGGAGCTCCTGTCCCTGCGGCCCTTCTCCGAGTCGCTGCCCCCCGCGGTCTTCGACGACGTCTCCGACGCGGTCGCCACCGCGGTCGCCAAGGACCGCACGCTCTGGGGCGACAGCCTCATGCGCTCGGCCGGTCTCTTCGGCGGGTCGGTCCTGCTGGCCCTGCTCGGCTTCGTGCTCTGGACCTCCGACATCCGGCACGACATGAACGGCCTCCCCGGCATCCTGGCCGCCGTCACCGCCGTACTCCTCCTCGCGCTCGCCTGCGTACGCGCGCGGATCTACGCCGACCGCGGCTCGTCCATCGCGCTGGGTATCGGCGCACTCACCAACTCCGCGGTGGCCGGTGCCGGGCTCCTGCCGCTCAGCGATGGCCAGGGCGTCGGCAGGCTGCAGTTCCTGCTCGCCTGCGCCGCCGTGCTGGTGGCGTCCGTGATCCTCATGATCGCCGCCCCCGAGGGCGACGGAACCTTCGTCGCCTTCGTCTTCGCCTCCGCCATCGGCGTGCTGGTGACCTTCGTCGCGATCATGACCGGCATGGAGCAGGCCGAGACCGCGGCCGTGTGCGCACCCCTCTCCGTGGGCCTCCTCGCCTTCCTGCCAGGGCTCTCCACCCGCTTCGCACGCCTCCCGATCGGCTTCGAGCCGCCCCGCACCACCGTCGGCGACTACGGGACGTCCGACCCGGCGCCGCAGGGCCCGGTCGACGCCGACCGCATCGCGGCCCAGGCGCGGCGCGGACACGAACTGCTCCTCGGCCTCGCCGGGGGCTGCGCGCTGGTGGCCGTGGGGGCCGCGGCGGTGCTCGGCTTCTCGGACAGCGTCTGGGGCCAGCTCCTGGCGCTCGCCACCGGGATCGCGATGCTGATGCGCGCCCACCTGTTCCGCTACACCGCCCAGGTCGGCTGCGCCCTGGGCGCGGGCCTCGCCGCACTCGTGCTCCTCGGCCTCGGGCTGTCGCTCAACCCGCCGGTCGACCTGATCCGGGAGGCGCTCAAGGGGGACAGCGCGGGACTCGACATCCGTACGATCTGGCTCACCGCCGCGGTCGCCGGCGTAGCCGCACTGATCACCGCCATAGGGCTGATCGTCCCGCGCAAGGGCGTCACCCCGTTCTGGGGCCGCTTCCTGGAGATCGCCGAGGCCTTCGTCCTGCTGACGCTGCTGCCGCTGTGCCTGGCGGTCTTCGACGTCTACCACTCGATCCGGGCGCTCACCAGCTGA
- the rpsO gene encoding 30S ribosomal protein S15, translating into MPLDAATKKQIMSEFAQKEGDTGSPEVQVAMLSRRISDLTEHLKTHKHDHHSRRGLLILVGQRRRLLQYLAKKDIQRFRALVDRLGIRRGAAGGAK; encoded by the coding sequence GTGCCGCTCGACGCCGCTACGAAGAAGCAGATCATGTCCGAGTTCGCCCAGAAGGAGGGTGACACCGGATCCCCCGAGGTCCAGGTCGCCATGCTCTCCCGCCGGATCTCGGACCTGACGGAGCACCTCAAGACGCACAAGCACGACCACCACTCCCGTCGTGGTCTGCTGATCCTGGTCGGCCAGCGTCGCCGCCTCCTGCAGTACCTTGCCAAGAAGGACATCCAGCGCTTCCGTGCGCTCGTCGACCGCCTCGGCATCCGCCGCGGTGCGGCCGGCGGCGCCAAGTAA